Proteins from one Emys orbicularis isolate rEmyOrb1 chromosome 2, rEmyOrb1.hap1, whole genome shotgun sequence genomic window:
- the LOC135874373 gene encoding atypical chemokine receptor 2-like, with amino-acid sequence MSAMPHTTDNPANLSDYEYQYLEEEDYIQFLICTKENVKAFGKVFLPVLYTIVFLLGLAGNCLLFAILIKYTKNKKMTEVYLLNLTVSDLLFVVTLPFWATYAASQWVFGNAFCKIISVIYTTNFYSGIFFVSCMSLDKYLEIVHAWSNKNLRASRKSFLVSSVVWVISIVLSIPDFFFMEVQDLHNGRRVCHLNYGLHNSIWRLLFQFQQILLGFFLPFLCMVFFYSRVACVLTALMSPGKKRALCLVVILVVVFFVLWFPYNITLFLHLLQNLHVIKGCETSKHLDYAMQVTESLAFIHCCLNPVLYAFVNKRFRLHLKKIFGAIFRRQDFFVLQLSETSRSTSRCPDQVEMTSITNV; translated from the coding sequence ATGTCTGCCATGCCGCATACCACAGATAACCCAGCCAACCTGAGTGACTATGAGTACCAATACTTAGAAGAGGAGGATTACATCCAGTTTTTGATTTGCACAAAGGAAAATGTCAAGGCGTTTGGCAAGGTGTTCCTGCCAGTGCTCTATACAATAGTGTTTCTGCTTGGATTGGCTGGGAACTGTCTACTCTTTGCCATCTTGATCAAATATACCAAGAACAAGAAGATGACCGAGGTGTATCTGCTGAATCTGACCGTTTCAGACCTTCTTTTCGTGGTAACCCTTCCCTTCTGGGCCACATACGCAGCTTCTCAGTGGGTGTTTGGGAATGCCTTCTGCAAGATCATAAGTGTCATCTACACCACCAACTTCTACAGTGGCATCTTCTTCGTCAGCTGCATGAGTCTGGACAAATACCTGGAGATTGTTCAtgcttggtccaataaaaacttAAGGGCCTCAAGAAAAAGCTTCCTTGTCTCTTCGGTGGTGTGGGTTATTTCCATAGTGCTGTCTATTCCTGACTTTTTCTTCATGGAGGTGCAGGATCTCCACAATGGGAGACGAGTTTGCCACCTCAACTATGGCCTGCACAACTCCATCTGGCGTCTTCTCTTTCAATTTCAGCAAATCCTGCTAGGCTTCTTCCTTCCATTCCTTTGCATGGTGTTCTTCTACTCCCGCGTAGCTTGTGTTCTCACTGCATTAATGTCTCCTGGCAAGAAGAGAGCTCTCTGCCTGGTCGTTATTTTGGTGGTAGTTTTCTTTGTGCTGTGGTTCCCATACAACATTACCCTCTTTCTGCATTTGTTGCAAAACCTCCATGTGATTAAGGGTTGTGAAACTAGCAAGCACTTGGACTATGCTATGCAAGTGACTGAGAGCCTTGCCTTTATTCATTGTTGCCTCAACCCCGTGCTGTACGCTTTTGTGAACAAACGGTTCAGGTTACACTTAAAGAAGATTTTTGGGGCCATCTTCAGGAGGCAGGatttctttgttctccagctgtcTGAGACAAGTCGTTCTACTAGTAGGTGCCCTGACCAGGTAGAAATGACAAGCATCACGAATGTGTAA